A window of Equus przewalskii isolate Varuska chromosome 6, EquPr2, whole genome shotgun sequence genomic DNA:
TTTCAGGTAAGTTAGTAATGAGTAATTTGAGTCTTAGAGTTCATAGAAAATTTAGAGGCTTTGTACAATCTTCTACTTTTTACCTGGgtatttaaaatgctaataaattATTTTGCTACTTTTTCTGGGGCATTTATAGTGGACAGTAATATATAAGAAAGCCTGGTCCATTAGTGTACAGCTCTGATTGTTGAAAATGTCCTTCCAATATTGATCTAAAAATTTACCTCCTTGTAACTTCCTGCAATAGATTTTAGCTATTTTATGTAAAAAACTCAGAATATGAAgtattatttttcctcaaaatacCACTTTTATACAGATGTTTTCTacccatttcattttctttacataaatttcagttgttctgATCTCTTCCCAGCTCCTATTTATGATCATGAtttctttgtcatcttttttctgtttcacgCTCTCCAGTTCTTTTGTATTTATAGATTCCTACTTTAATTCATATTTAACAATAGGTTAATGGATACATTTTCAGCACTCAAAGACAGATTTAGATTAAAACATAACCaagataaaaattatcttttaaaatttatttgttgcaTTCATCTAGTCCATCATGACAACACAATAAGGTGATATGGAAAGGGAATTTCTggtatattttctcctttaaagtcCCTTCATATTAGTTAACTCTCTCTTGTCTGTCCCTGGCAGTGTGAATTGACCATCTTTTCTATGTTCCCAAATGCTTCTGATAAATATGctgcattttcttgcttttcaagCCACCTTAGAGAAAGATCTGTATCTCCTGCTTGAAGTTATGGAGTTGAATCTTATGTGATTACCCCTATGACAATTCATCTTGCTGTTTTTGTTCCCCGGACCCATCTGTCCACAATACTTTTGGATCCAGCTGTTTAACAGTGACAACATTTGATAATGATGTCAAGAGACTTGGGTGGGCTATCAGAGGAGTCAACGCCGGCGAATGCAACAAGGAGAATCAGTAAAAAGTCAGATAAAGAGAGTGGTTGAGGAGAATGTCTCATGAGGGAGTGTTCACAAGATggacagagaataaagaaaaagggagaatgaTAGATGTAATATAGGGACGTCAAAGTGGAACATAAGTGGAGGCTAACAGGAACCAACTGAAAATTATTAGGAAATGGCAGGAAAACAACTCTCATCCATGTAATGGAACATCCGTATGAGAAATACAACTCAACCATTAAAGAGGAATGAACAATAGATAAACacaacaacttagatgaatctTAAAGTCATTATGTTATGTGAAAGAAGTTAATCACAAAACGTTACAAAgtgtttgatttttattgtatGACATTTGTGAAAAGACAGAACTATAATGATAAAAAACAGACCTTTGATTGACAGGGGTTGGGGTAGGATGTACAAATATAAAAGGTAGTATGAAGAAGTTTGGAACTGTTCTGCATCCTGAACAAGTCAATTGTACAGTATGCTAACCAAAAGGAGAGATGAGGCCTGGAGAGGATCACATAGCTAGAGAGTGTTTCTGGGTACACCCCACCCCAACACCTACATATACACACGTGCACGCAGAGTGATGCCCATGCCCACAAACCATCcatgaaggaaggagaaggggaagagactCAGAGAAAAGAGCTTTTGAGAGGTTTAACAAAATGTTTGAATATGTGGGggtaaaagtatatttttcagatttggggaaaaaataaaaggaaaagaaagaaaaactgcaacTTCTTCATGGCCgtgtttaaattattaaatgtcTAAAACTATCACTTTTCACTTGTAAATCAGAATTGTCAAATAATTGCCAAATTCTCTGTGCGTAAACAGGATGCTTGAAAGCTGTGTGTTGCATAAAGTTTTTTGTCCCTTCTCAAGAACTGCTGAGTAGGCATGACAATGCAACAAATTAATCGACATAAAGTTCTTGGAATAACACAGAGATAGGATGTTTGCAATGACTGTGAGAAATTAAAGTTTGTCATGAATTAAATGTCAGCCCTAGCTGCATCAcacaaataaaattgtttattttttttttcaacaactGCATTAACAGCTTTGGAGGTTTATAGAATGGCAGGCAGTCATCCTTGGCAAGATCATAAGCTGGTGGGGAAACCCAGTTACTGCCATGGCTGAACTCATGATAATGAACTGTTCTCACTTGATAATTCCTCAGGAGGAAAACATAGGCATGATTCCTTCATTTGTGTAAGTTCTGACTCAGGGTGTTCTGTATAGGAAGGTCTTAGGTTTGGCAAACTGGATGGTAGAGCTCATGGTGAGAATGAAGACTAAGCGACTTGTCTGGAAGCTGCACATGTTTGGGCAAACACTGTTAAATTGCACTGTAAATATCCTTATTTATAACTAGATCAGTGGGTAAATATTAGTTTACTagttgaaaagattttcaaagcaaggaattataaaaaagaatgctCATGTTAcgaattttatttcaaattaaaatctatacatgtgcatttattttaaaaaactagcaATTTTCAGTAtggattctatttttttcatctatttttgagAATTGACACAGGCTGTCTAAAGATCAATACAGTGTAATAGCATATTCTAGAATCCCTTGCCACTGCGTGAATAAATTTGGGTTCTCAACTTGATCCCATTACttcttcttttttacatttagatacctctatttctttttctgaattctgtATCATACCTGAGTTTTtgcctgaatttcttttttagcaCATTGCCTCTAAACTTGCACGATACATTTAATGTTGTGGTCTGTCTTCCTGTAACAATCAGTGAATAGCACTGAAATCCCCTTCTAAAGATTTCTTGGGAAATAAAGTAATACGTTGCACTGCttgcttaaaattttaagataaccaattttttcttctcttttatttttttatgtttattgacaTCCGTGTAGTTGTCAGTAGGGATGCAAGCTCCCTGTATGTAGTTCATATTCTAGAATGATGTGCATTTCAAACCAAAGGGCAAAGTTAATTATAATGTCCCAAAATGAAGTACACTCAATATGCCAActttagaaacataaaataagcaGTACATTGAGAAAGACAACCAAAATGACAACGAATGGAACTCTCAGGCCCAACTTCCCAATAACCATCACTAACCGGTTGCACAATGACTGAATCCTTCAAGGGTAGACATTTGTTAGTTTTGAGCTGTCCAGTATCCAAATATCCCTCTTAATTTAAAGGAACACTTCATTATTTACATTTAGTTTTTTATTAGTTCTTTCCTGCTACAGAGGCTAAAAGGATGAATTTTTGCTCACCCCAAGTCCCAAATCCAGGGCACGGTGTTATCCAGGCTCCAACATTTAGATTCTATAACTTGAttcaagaacaataaaaaaagtaaattgaattCTATAGCTTGGttaaaaagtgatataaaaagtaaagaataaaatgtaaagaatggaAGTTGTGACAGTGGTGTCCTTAGCACTAGGATTCATAGCTGTAGCAATAGATCCCATTCCTGTTTCTGCCAAAAGAGAATTGATGGACATCTACTACTTGTTCCACGGGAGATGCTTTATTTCCTGATACTTTGCAAATAATTCTGAATGTCACCCCAATATTGTTCCAATATTCTTAATTAACTTAAAAGAACAAAGATCAGTTTCTCTAACttgaaaattctgtttcttatatatatttctaaataatacagTAAATCTTATAAATGGCATTTTCACATCGCAGATTCTCTGGCTTTTCATTGCTACTCAACATCCATGTTGGAATATTCTTAGAGTGCTCACTGACTGGACATGATATCAGTATGGAAAGTTTCTTAAGTGAGGCAGAGAAAATCTAGACTGGACTAATTCTTTCCTAGGCTCTGCACATAAGCTTTCAATCAGAAAATAGGTTGTTGGAAGGAGGTCCAACTAGAAGAACCAACTTAGAAATAGGAAGAAACAGCAGTCTTCAAGGAGCAATGAATATAGCTTTTTAGGTCACAAGTCCATACCTAGAGTAGCTCCATACAGTAACACAGAACTAACAGCAGATGAGTAAGTTAATTACCATTACTTATAACATTAATAACAGATAGTAGCCTATGGTTCAGTCAAAATGAACACCATAAAGACTTACAAGATACTGAAGAAAGTTAAAGGAAGAAACTAATCCATCACAGCAGAATATTAGGTTTTATGCCCTGATTGGCAGAAAAATTTCATGGAAAGAATAAACCCTGAGTTCTTTTATGTGAGAAGCAAGAGAGGGGAGACAGAAACAGGAGATGATATCTAACTCTATAGTCAGTctttgcagaagaaaaacatcaagagGTAAAATTGAAagctggaaagaggaaaaattagcATGTTGGTGTTCAGCAGCcattgggaagaaggaaagaattgcCAGGGGATCTGGCTTCAACTGGCTGATAGGAAATTGATTGGTTGCCATTGGGCTTTTAATCTGTATCAGTTTCCCTTTAATAATAAACTACATTGATTTACTAAGGGAAACTGAATTTTCAGGAGTCAGCTTTCTTGAGTTCtacacattttgcttattttcctcaCCAAGATTTGTTTACTTATAAAGCAACATCATTTCCAATACAGTTCTACTCAAAACATAGAGATGGGAAGATGATAAATATATCTCACTAATTGCCTTtcatataatacataaaatgtaCCTCCAACTGCATGTCTTTCTTCAGATGAACTGCATTTGAATCAGGCTGTTGAGTCCACTTATCTTGACATATTCTAAAGTAGTACATATTCTTCCTTTATACACAGGACATGAAAAgcctcatctttttttatttttttaagattttattttttcctttttctccccaaagccccccggtacatagttgtgtattcttcgttgtgggttcttctagttgtggcatgtgggacgctgcctcagcgtggtctgatgagcagtgccatgtccgcgcccaggattcgaaccaacgaaacactgggccgcctgcagcggagcgcgcgaacttaaccactcggccacggggccagcccctgaaaagcCTCATCTTATTCGTTTCCTCTATCCCTTTTCCCCAAGATCACTGGCATTCCTTCTTTATTAGAATAGAATACATAGAGATGTATATTAGAATATATTggaatagaatatatatataaaagaattgttccacttcagtggcccaaatTCAATTCCTGGGCATGTATATATACTATTTGTCAGCgaccatgttgtggtggcaacccacatacaaaacagaggaagattggcacagacgttagctcaaggcaaatcttattcagcaaagaaataataattagacTTTTTTTGCCTCGTGTTTTTGCCTCGTGCTCCAATCCCCCAAGGCCATTCATCTAGTTGCCAGGAGTAGTCAAATATTTGGTAGATGCAATTGAGGCAACATTGTCCTAAATAGGAGGATTTTTCAAATATCAATAGGAAAAAATGTGAGGTTAGAATAGGGCATATATATTAGAATATGtgacatatatataatatataatagaatatatattagaaaaaatgaCATATTACATAAATTATAATATGTGTTCaaaattctctatatattctatTGTAATATATATATCCTAACACAGGTGTAATAttagaatgtatatatatatctcctcaAGTCAACTTCTAGCTTTATGTAATAATTAAAATCTTATCTAAGTCTGAAAAAAGAGACTGAGTTTAAAAACAAGGTTCTCTTCCAGTAATGAGAAAGACTCAGCAATCCTGGGGCTCTCAAGGTTTGGAAATAAAGGCTCAAGCCCTGCTACACACAGAAAACAGGTAAACAATGCTTCTTCGAATCTGCTTGGTCTTGATGCTGTAGATAATGGGGTTCAtgaatggaggaaagagaaagtagaCATAGCTCATGGTTATATGGACCACATGTGGTACCTGTGGATGAAAGTCAAGCCAATCACAGTGATGTAAAAGACTAGGACACAGCTAATGTGGGAGACACAAGTGTTGAGGGCCTTAGTTCGCTCCTCTCTAGAGGCAATGCCCATAACTGTTTTAAGGATTAGGATATAAGAGAAGAGGATAATCAGAGCATCTAGGAAGAAAGTCAAAGCCACCAGAATAACAGGGTACACACGATTAAATGTAATATCAGCACAGGCAAGTTTCATGACATCTTGGTGGAGGCAAAAGGCGTGGGAAAGAACATGGGAATGGCAATATGGGAACCAATAAAGGGGAAGAATTGGGGGCACAATAGACAAAAAGCCCCTCAGAAGTACCCCTAGTCCTACCTTCATTATCCGGGAATTAGTAAGAATGGAGTTGTACCTTAGAGGGGTGCAGATGGCAATGAAACGGTCATAGGCCATGGCAAGCAAGACGCCCGATTCCACAATGGCCAGTGTGTGAATGAAGTAGGATTGAGTGAAACAGGCAGCCTGGGCAATTTTCCTCTGGTCCAGCATTAGGACACCCAGGCCTGTGGGCATTGTAGTTAGCGTCATCCCAAAGTCTGTACCTGCTAGCATAGCTAGGAAGTAGTACATGGGCTCATGAAGACTGTGGTCATTCTGAATAAGGAAGAGAAGTGTGCCATTGCCAAAAAGGATGGAAAGgtagatgagaaagaaaggaatagagatcCAGTGGTGAATTGTCTCTGAGCCTAGGAAACCAGTCAGCAAGAAGGGAGCAACACTTTTGTTGGACCACATAGTAGGCTTTTCAGGTGGAGAAGAGTTTTTTCAGGGGCTATGACCTCTAAATATgcagtattctttctttctctccatcctcttgTAGCGCATCATCAAGCCATTTTTCACCTCAAAACTTACAAGCTTTTGTGAATTGTATCAGTCTGAATTATAAGTTTATACTGCCAAAGACTTTGCCtagaataacaaataaaaaataataataatcatgttAGTGATCTCAACAATTTGCTCTTTAGCATCtaacttttattctttctatcaTACATCTTGTGTTTCAATCACACATCTTGCTCCTAGTCCGCAAAATCATTCCTTTGCCTCTATTTCACTCTTTTTGCTCTTTTGCTGCTCCTCGTATTATGTTTCACATGGGCCCTTTTAGTTTCCATCT
This region includes:
- the LOC103554250 gene encoding LOW QUALITY PROTEIN: olfactory receptor 51B4 (The sequence of the model RefSeq protein was modified relative to this genomic sequence to represent the inferred CDS: inserted 1 base in 1 codon) — its product is MWSNKSVAPFLLTGFLGSETIHHWISIPFFLIYLSILFGNGTLLFLIQNDHSLHEPMYYFLAMLAGTDFGMTLTTMPTGLGVLMLDQRKIAQAACFTQSYFIHTLAIVESGVLLAMAYDRFIAICTPLRYNSILTNSRIMKVGLGVLLRGFLSIVPPILPLYWFPYCHSHVLSHAFCLHQDVMKLACADITFNRVYPVILVALTFFLDALIILFSYILILKTVMGIASREERTKALNTCVSHISCVLVFYITVIGLTFIHRXPHVVHITMSYVYFLFPPFMNPIIYSIKTKQIRRSIVYLFSVCSRA